A region of Roseobacter litoralis Och 149 DNA encodes the following proteins:
- a CDS encoding alpha/beta fold hydrolase produces the protein MSLPLVCVHGFMGGQKQWHLQEEALGAERSLVLVALPGFGDLNGEPAISTINGLAKRVLAAVDAQGIMQFDLMGHSMGGMIVQEVIRLAPDRVRRLILYATGSIGVLPGRFETIEESKARGHCDGIQSTARRIAATWFLHGEAARCYGPCADIAAQTSPDAFHAGLEAMQSWSGQPDLPSIRSETLILWGDRDRTYPWSQTEILWQSIPHVHLAVVPGCAHAVHMEKPALFNATLKDFLEA, from the coding sequence GTGAGCCTTCCGCTGGTTTGTGTACATGGGTTCATGGGCGGCCAAAAGCAGTGGCATTTGCAAGAGGAAGCTTTGGGTGCTGAACGTTCCCTCGTTCTCGTGGCGCTCCCGGGGTTTGGTGATCTGAACGGCGAACCTGCGATCAGCACGATCAATGGTCTGGCAAAACGGGTGCTGGCGGCTGTTGATGCGCAAGGGATTATGCAGTTTGACCTGATGGGTCATTCCATGGGCGGCATGATCGTGCAAGAAGTCATTAGACTTGCGCCGGATCGTGTCAGGCGTCTGATCCTATATGCCACCGGGTCAATTGGTGTGCTGCCCGGCCGGTTCGAGACCATCGAAGAAAGCAAGGCACGCGGGCACTGTGACGGCATTCAATCAACAGCAAGGCGTATTGCAGCGACCTGGTTTCTGCATGGTGAGGCGGCGCGTTGTTATGGACCTTGCGCCGATATCGCTGCGCAAACCTCACCGGATGCCTTTCACGCAGGGCTTGAGGCGATGCAAAGCTGGTCGGGGCAACCGGATTTGCCATCGATTCGATCAGAAACCCTGATCCTGTGGGGGGACCGTGATCGCACCTATCCATGGTCACAAACCGAAATTTTGTGGCAATCCATTCCGCATGTCCACCTTGCTGTGGTACCCGGTTGCGCCCATGCCGTCCACATGGAGAAACCTGCGTTGTTCAACGCAACATTGAAAGACTTCCTCGAAGCGTAA